From a region of the Aulosira sp. FACHB-615 genome:
- a CDS encoding YidH family protein gives MYRQIKYILQVRSLHKWQIIWKEICYHFGIFWRGASWSLRVLLMQLESKPTTEKQETKQETKKLGRLNPSRIRDHLANERTYLAWMRTAIALLGFGVVIVRLRAFQVPLLPTPGNGWKLGLVFSLVGLITVWLSTAHYFAVRRDIEDDNYEPTDRWVILFSLAIMILGSGVIYYVFTTPLSPLSPVIPE, from the coding sequence ATGTACCGACAAATTAAATATATTTTGCAAGTGCGATCGCTGCACAAATGGCAAATTATCTGGAAAGAAATTTGCTATCATTTTGGGATTTTTTGGAGAGGGGCTTCTTGGAGTTTAAGGGTGTTACTGATGCAATTAGAGTCTAAACCAACAACAGAAAAGCAAGAAACTAAGCAAGAAACTAAGAAACTTGGTAGGCTAAATCCATCGCGCATCAGGGATCATTTAGCCAATGAACGCACTTACCTAGCTTGGATGCGAACCGCGATCGCGCTGTTGGGTTTTGGAGTCGTTATCGTCCGTCTGCGAGCCTTTCAAGTCCCCCTATTACCCACACCCGGTAACGGCTGGAAATTGGGTTTAGTCTTTTCGCTAGTTGGGTTAATAACAGTCTGGCTGTCAACTGCACATTATTTTGCTGTACGGCGTGATATTGAAGATGATAATTATGAGCCTACAGACCGTTGGGTGATTTTATTCAGTTTGGCAATTATGATTCTCGGCTCTGGAGTCATTTATTATGTGTTTACCACTCCTCTGAGTCCTTTGAGTCCAGTAATTCCAGAGTAA
- a CDS encoding LysR substrate-binding domain-containing protein — protein sequence MAGMTLEQLRIFLAVAEHLHFTRAAEELYITQPAVSAAIHNLEQEYGVKLFHRIGRHIEIAEAGKLLQVEAQKILDQVTLTERGLRELNNLQRGELKLGSSLTIGNYWLPRKISEFKSKYPQITVDCCLANAETICEGTAMGQFDIGLVEGDVKPALQNTLEQEIIGSDRLQIVVGETHPWFERQEITVTELTQTAWVMREPGSGTQQRFEEALKNWGINLYELNVILVFNSGEMAKAAVESGVGATGISELMVKKEIQLGTLRAIKIFPNPEDNSKDLEIVRPFFKLKHRQRFQTALAKVFEQTLITSYTTISFPEKNLASTTRQK from the coding sequence ATGGCAGGAATGACGCTGGAACAGCTCAGAATCTTTCTCGCTGTAGCAGAACATCTACACTTTACGCGTGCAGCTGAGGAGCTTTATATTACCCAGCCAGCCGTCAGTGCTGCGATTCATAATTTAGAGCAAGAATATGGAGTCAAACTATTTCATCGCATTGGTCGTCACATTGAAATTGCTGAAGCTGGTAAATTATTACAAGTAGAAGCTCAGAAAATTCTTGACCAAGTGACATTAACAGAACGGGGATTGCGAGAATTAAATAATCTCCAACGGGGTGAATTAAAATTAGGTTCGAGTTTAACCATTGGTAACTATTGGCTACCCCGAAAAATTAGTGAGTTTAAAAGTAAGTATCCGCAGATTACTGTTGATTGTTGTTTGGCAAATGCGGAAACAATTTGCGAAGGAACAGCAATGGGACAGTTTGACATTGGTTTAGTCGAAGGCGATGTCAAACCAGCCTTACAGAATACTTTAGAACAAGAAATCATCGGGAGCGATCGCTTACAAATTGTTGTGGGCGAAACTCACCCTTGGTTTGAACGCCAAGAAATCACCGTTACAGAACTAACTCAAACAGCTTGGGTAATGCGCGAACCTGGTTCTGGTACTCAGCAAAGATTTGAAGAAGCCTTAAAAAATTGGGGTATTAATTTGTATGAACTCAATGTCATTTTAGTTTTCAACAGTGGCGAAATGGCCAAAGCCGCCGTTGAAAGTGGCGTAGGTGCTACCGGAATTTCTGAGTTAATGGTAAAAAAAGAAATTCAGTTAGGCACTTTACGCGCAATAAAGATTTTCCCTAACCCAGAAGATAACAGTAAAGACTTAGAAATAGTGAGACCATTTTTTAAACTCAAGCATCGCCAACGATTTCAAACGGCTCTAGCGAAAGTTTTTGAGCAAACCTTGATTACATCATACACAACTATAAGTTTTCCCGAAAAAAATTTAGCTAGTACAACAAGGCAAAAGTAA
- a CDS encoding SagB/ThcOx family dehydrogenase — protein MYTVNEPLELALLYHLNSPVPKSYVKRVPATEMRYMPEAAFLELPKAPHDNSLSLLLEQRSSVRSFVNTTMPLIKLAQLLDAGCGLNGLRHTEGYTYEARNSPSAGGLYPLEVFVSTQAVENLADGLYHYEPRGHGLHLVNQAVPNDFVEALLQQDYIVNANALVIFTSIFMRSLCKYGARGYRFALLEAGHQAENICLMAVQLGLGSLCIGGFHDLSLNKMLGIDGKRHAALYCVAVGTGVVI, from the coding sequence ATGTATACAGTCAACGAGCCACTAGAATTAGCTCTTCTCTATCATTTAAACTCCCCAGTACCGAAAAGTTATGTCAAGCGCGTTCCGGCTACAGAAATGCGATATATGCCGGAGGCTGCTTTTTTGGAATTGCCCAAAGCACCTCATGACAATTCTTTGAGCCTGCTTTTAGAGCAACGGTCTTCTGTGCGATCATTTGTTAATACAACTATGCCGTTGATTAAATTAGCTCAGTTGCTGGATGCGGGATGTGGTTTAAATGGGTTGCGTCACACAGAGGGTTACACCTATGAAGCGCGAAACTCACCATCGGCGGGGGGGCTGTATCCGTTGGAAGTGTTTGTCTCAACCCAAGCGGTAGAAAATTTAGCTGATGGACTTTATCATTATGAACCGCGTGGTCATGGCTTACATCTGGTGAATCAGGCAGTACCTAATGATTTTGTGGAAGCTTTACTGCAACAAGACTACATTGTGAATGCCAATGCTTTGGTGATATTCACGTCTATTTTTATGCGATCGCTGTGTAAATATGGTGCGCGGGGCTACCGTTTTGCACTTTTAGAAGCTGGTCATCAAGCAGAAAATATTTGTCTGATGGCTGTGCAATTAGGGCTGGGTAGTCTTTGCATCGGTGGTTTTCATGACCTCAGCCTCAATAAGATGTTGGGTATTGATGGCAAACGTCATGCGGCGCTTTATTGTGTTGCTGTCGGGACTGGTGTTGTAATCTAA
- a CDS encoding YcaO-like family protein: MNSAIASPRWRDLVSPHTGIIRAIDRFTKPYTEFDFPVLWQAELANFQLRKQPDDLRYGVGRGMTDEQAIFGAVGEAVERYCGSIVNYRQLIISSYADLTYPAVPPPSFFSFSDTQYSDPTFPFPAFDETTQTSWMTAISLSSNQPMLVPAFMVYFDWDIHQPGDDILPVTSNGLASGPNVEFAAYSGLCELIERDAFVINWLNRLPAPRIYFAHRPGIETEILRHYSRFGIELVTFYLTTDINIPVVMAMLIDRSGRTPAVATGLGCHLDGSTALRKAIFEVCQARFGDIERKANGAGSHLHQYQDVQNLDDHSAFFYTTTRLGELEFLFEHDSYIAVEDLPTYTSATEAEKLRTVITRLHSVGAEPYLVDITTPDVAPLGFRVVRTLASELVPIYFGYGLEPLGNRRLFEVPQRLGYSGRRSEADLNPCPHPMA; this comes from the coding sequence GTGAATAGTGCGATCGCTAGTCCACGTTGGCGTGATTTAGTTAGCCCTCATACTGGTATCATCCGCGCCATCGATAGGTTTACCAAGCCTTATACAGAGTTTGATTTCCCAGTTCTCTGGCAAGCCGAATTAGCTAATTTTCAATTGCGTAAACAGCCAGATGATTTACGCTACGGTGTCGGCAGAGGAATGACAGATGAACAAGCAATTTTTGGGGCAGTTGGAGAAGCCGTAGAGCGATACTGTGGCAGCATTGTTAATTATCGCCAACTCATTATTAGTAGCTACGCAGATTTAACTTATCCCGCCGTCCCGCCACCAAGTTTTTTCTCATTTTCAGACACCCAATACTCTGACCCAACTTTTCCTTTTCCTGCTTTTGATGAAACAACGCAGACTTCCTGGATGACTGCGATCTCTCTTTCAAGTAACCAACCAATGTTAGTCCCAGCATTTATGGTTTATTTTGACTGGGATATTCATCAACCAGGAGATGACATTTTACCTGTGACTTCTAACGGTTTGGCTAGTGGCCCAAATGTTGAGTTTGCAGCTTACAGTGGCTTGTGTGAATTGATTGAGCGCGATGCTTTTGTTATTAATTGGTTAAACCGCTTACCTGCGCCCCGGATTTATTTCGCCCACCGCCCCGGAATTGAGACAGAAATTTTACGTCACTACTCCCGATTTGGCATTGAGTTAGTTACCTTTTATTTGACCACTGATATTAACATCCCAGTGGTGATGGCGATGTTAATTGACCGTTCCGGCAGAACTCCGGCTGTCGCCACTGGTTTAGGATGTCATCTGGATGGTTCAACGGCGCTACGTAAGGCAATTTTTGAAGTTTGCCAAGCCCGTTTCGGTGATATAGAACGCAAAGCTAATGGTGCTGGTTCCCATCTCCATCAATATCAAGATGTCCAGAATTTAGATGATCACAGCGCCTTTTTCTACACAACCACTCGCTTAGGTGAGTTGGAATTTTTATTTGAGCATGATAGTTATATAGCCGTTGAAGATTTACCAACGTACACCTCTGCCACAGAAGCAGAAAAATTGCGGACTGTCATCACAAGATTGCATTCTGTGGGCGCTGAACCATATTTAGTTGATATTACAACTCCTGATGTAGCACCGCTTGGTTTTCGCGTCGTGCGGACTTTGGCGAGTGAATTAGTGCCGATATATTTTGGTTATGGGTTAGAACCATTGGGAAATCGGCGGTTATTTGAAGTACCACAAAGGTTAGGTTATAGTGGGCGACGCAGCGAAGCTGATTTAAATCCCTGTCCACATCCTATGGCTTAA
- a CDS encoding TOMM precursor leader peptide-binding protein, producing the protein MQLNDAQRLRLLEHIVVHVMPPDCSGEETMIFNTTRRTLTVKGQALRDVESIVLPLLDGSRTIGEIKVEIGEKLTDASINQCLQFLMENRLVEELLEDAADLNIRADLLPQMSLYHELGFQQKDAQKQLVKARIAVFGLGGSGMIAAINLASAGIGFLRLCDDVCTLTADLMMSDSAFNQIGALRGVETARQIAAIAEITETEIVTDNFTDDATVNALLEDVDLVIVATDAVSVNLAYRLNRLCWQMQRPLLPGGAAGVEGTFGPLVLAQDGPCYLCYRMRSIACAKLPEAELAIERFLDRERRSQPRLQETLPIAQMLVGSYLALDTIKMFLGLPIATDGKLVHLDLLGTKLTHNVVLKKPGCPHCSQQERISE; encoded by the coding sequence ATGCAATTAAATGATGCTCAACGTCTGCGTTTATTAGAACATATTGTTGTTCATGTGATGCCGCCAGATTGTAGTGGCGAAGAAACAATGATTTTCAATACAACACGGCGAACACTGACTGTAAAGGGTCAAGCACTGCGTGATGTGGAAAGTATAGTATTACCTTTACTAGATGGCTCACGAACAATCGGAGAAATTAAAGTAGAAATAGGGGAGAAATTAACAGATGCTTCAATCAATCAATGTTTACAGTTTTTGATGGAAAATCGGTTAGTTGAAGAATTATTAGAAGATGCTGCTGATTTAAATATCCGGGCTGATTTATTACCTCAAATGAGTCTTTATCATGAGTTGGGATTTCAGCAAAAGGATGCCCAAAAACAGTTAGTAAAAGCGAGAATTGCTGTTTTTGGACTTGGTGGTTCAGGGATGATAGCAGCAATTAACTTGGCTAGTGCGGGGATTGGTTTTCTGAGATTATGTGATGATGTCTGCACACTGACTGCTGATTTGATGATGTCAGACTCAGCATTTAATCAAATTGGTGCTTTGCGGGGTGTGGAAACTGCAAGACAAATTGCCGCGATCGCAGAAATCACTGAAACTGAAATTGTGACTGATAATTTCACAGACGATGCTACAGTCAATGCTTTACTAGAAGATGTTGACTTGGTGATTGTCGCCACTGATGCGGTTTCCGTCAATCTTGCCTATCGTCTGAATAGATTATGCTGGCAGATGCAACGCCCATTATTACCAGGTGGCGCGGCTGGTGTGGAAGGCACTTTTGGGCCGTTAGTCTTGGCTCAAGATGGCCCTTGTTATCTCTGCTATCGGATGCGGTCGATAGCTTGCGCCAAACTCCCAGAGGCGGAATTAGCCATTGAGCGATTTCTTGACCGAGAACGCCGTTCTCAACCAAGGTTGCAAGAAACTTTACCCATCGCCCAGATGTTAGTAGGAAGTTACCTAGCTCTGGATACCATTAAAATGTTTCTTGGTTTACCCATCGCTACAGATGGCAAATTAGTGCATCTAGACTTATTGGGTACAAAACTCACTCACAATGTTGTGCTGAAAAAACCAGGTTGCCCCCATTGTTCACAACAGGAGAGAATCAGTGAATAG
- a CDS encoding ABC transporter ATP-binding protein produces MSDFRVWFTDYAKTLFRSLPLLWQAAPREMMFLIAVTLLQGFLPAISVWITKLVIDTVAGALTSGRELGYAVLIPLVLGWVGALLLETMLYPWILALQGNLNDKLTAHISLLLMRKADNFADLSRFEDSMFYDELQILQQQVGYKPLSLLENLVELSRSFVTLIVIVGLLVPLAFWIPLVIAIATVPQIVVSSQYGQAIWLTLFENSPQARRMQYYTSLMLTDSYAKEIRLFQLSSFFIERYLQAFQSLHQTMRYLRGKQAFWSSTLAILSTLGNGFAFYWVVQQAFRGNFSPGSVLLFVQSLTYFQNNLERFVANWVELFENILYMQQFFNFLDSPIPMRISIPGEKVPMPIRSGITFEKVDFYYPDNRLALQDISFTLYPGQTVAIVGENGAGKTTLVKLLTRLYDPTQGCILVDDIDLRNLNLQQWRQQIAVVFQDFGHYALTLGENIALGNLAALESPNILRYAIEKADITTLVDNFPTREDTPLGKQFGGTELSGGQWQKLALARAFVRQEAQILLLDEPTAALDPRSEYDLYRRFIELAEGKTTILITHRLASVRMADRILVMKAGHLIEDGTHQELLQLGGEYTTLWNMQAQHYGISD; encoded by the coding sequence ATGAGCGATTTTAGAGTTTGGTTTACAGACTACGCTAAAACTTTATTTCGTTCTCTACCTTTGTTATGGCAAGCAGCACCCAGAGAAATGATGTTCTTAATTGCTGTGACTTTATTACAAGGTTTTCTACCTGCTATTAGTGTTTGGATTACTAAGTTAGTGATAGATACTGTAGCAGGAGCCTTAACATCTGGTAGAGAATTAGGGTATGCAGTTCTGATACCTTTGGTATTAGGATGGGTGGGAGCTTTGCTATTAGAAACGATGCTTTATCCTTGGATATTGGCACTGCAAGGAAATCTCAATGATAAGTTAACGGCGCATATCAGCTTATTGTTAATGCGTAAAGCCGATAATTTTGCAGATTTGAGCCGTTTTGAAGATTCTATGTTTTATGATGAACTACAAATATTGCAGCAACAAGTCGGCTATAAACCGTTAAGTTTACTAGAAAATTTAGTGGAATTAAGTCGCTCTTTTGTGACTTTGATAGTCATAGTTGGGTTACTAGTTCCCTTAGCTTTTTGGATACCATTAGTAATTGCGATCGCCACTGTACCCCAAATCGTCGTTTCTTCTCAATATGGTCAAGCAATTTGGCTAACTTTATTTGAAAATAGTCCGCAAGCGCGGCGAATGCAATATTACACTTCACTCATGCTCACGGATAGCTACGCTAAAGAAATCAGGTTGTTTCAACTAAGTTCATTTTTTATCGAGCGTTACTTACAAGCGTTTCAATCTTTACACCAAACCATGCGTTATCTGCGTGGTAAACAAGCATTTTGGTCATCAACTTTAGCTATTCTGAGTACGTTAGGTAATGGTTTTGCTTTTTATTGGGTCGTACAGCAAGCTTTTCGGGGTAATTTCAGTCCTGGTAGTGTACTTTTATTTGTCCAATCATTAACTTACTTTCAAAATAATCTCGAAAGATTTGTCGCTAATTGGGTAGAATTATTTGAAAATATTCTATATATGCAGCAGTTTTTCAATTTTCTCGACAGTCCCATCCCGATGAGAATCAGCATCCCTGGCGAAAAGGTACCAATGCCGATTCGTTCTGGTATTACTTTTGAGAAAGTTGACTTTTACTATCCAGATAATCGATTAGCTTTACAAGATATTTCTTTTACTCTTTACCCTGGGCAAACTGTCGCCATAGTCGGCGAAAATGGTGCAGGTAAAACAACTTTAGTTAAACTTTTAACTAGGCTGTATGATCCAACACAAGGTTGTATTTTAGTGGATGATATAGACCTCAGAAATTTAAATTTACAACAGTGGCGACAACAAATTGCTGTGGTTTTTCAAGACTTTGGTCATTACGCGCTGACTCTGGGAGAAAATATCGCGTTAGGGAATTTAGCGGCTTTAGAAAGTCCAAATATTCTCAGGTATGCAATCGAAAAAGCTGATATTACCACACTTGTTGATAATTTTCCTACAAGAGAAGATACACCATTAGGTAAGCAATTTGGCGGTACAGAACTTTCTGGTGGTCAGTGGCAAAAATTAGCTTTAGCGCGTGCTTTTGTCCGCCAGGAAGCACAAATATTATTATTAGATGAACCAACGGCTGCGCTTGACCCCCGTAGTGAATATGACCTCTACAGACGCTTTATTGAATTAGCCGAAGGTAAAACAACAATTTTGATTACTCACAGACTAGCTTCAGTACGGATGGCTGACCGAATTTTAGTCATGAAAGCTGGTCATTTAATTGAAGATGGAACTCATCAAGAACTTTTACAGCTTGGTGGTGAATATACAACTTTGTGGAATATGCAGGCACAACATTATGGTATTTCTGATTGA
- a CDS encoding efflux RND transporter periplasmic adaptor subunit, translating into MTSPEPQIDFDKELTEPSSPPPQKNWRWWRLLLALILIVGGGVAIAWRLLTPVQPTKPIQAQTPGVRAKIAPVQLGTIEESADYIATLESRRSINLLPRIPGQVTQIFVKPGDTVAIGTPIIQIDYKAQQPNNLGNNGATQATAALLESARATLRALELERISKLGEVQSNQLDYAKSANLADQGAISRQAKDLAANRLATAKANLDAVNSRIQAQKTSILQAENALQQATANNRQPPAQLQYDKITAPFAGTVGDISVKAGDFVTPSSRLMTVAETRPLEVALTLPLERGPKLRKGMPVEILSTQGQVLGTSRVFLIVPNVNTEQPSILIKALFNNTQGQLRAGQLVRTRLIWSQRPGVLIPTTAVTRVAGETFVYVAQPQTTPQGVSQLVAQQKRVKLGNINNNYYQVLAGLQPEDKIIISGLLNIRDGVSIVPES; encoded by the coding sequence ATGACATCCCCTGAGCCACAAATTGATTTTGACAAAGAACTTACAGAACCATCATCGCCACCACCTCAAAAAAATTGGCGATGGTGGCGATTATTGTTAGCTTTAATACTAATAGTAGGGGGTGGAGTTGCGATCGCTTGGCGTTTACTTACTCCTGTACAGCCAACAAAACCCATTCAAGCTCAAACACCAGGGGTAAGAGCCAAAATAGCACCTGTGCAATTAGGCACAATTGAAGAAAGTGCAGACTATATTGCCACTTTAGAGTCCCGACGTTCTATCAACCTCCTACCGAGAATTCCTGGCCAAGTTACCCAGATATTTGTCAAGCCAGGAGATACGGTTGCTATTGGTACGCCTATTATTCAGATAGATTATAAAGCCCAACAACCCAACAACCTGGGTAATAATGGTGCAACTCAAGCAACCGCCGCCCTCCTAGAAAGCGCCCGCGCCACACTCCGCGCTTTGGAACTAGAACGCATATCAAAGTTAGGTGAAGTCCAGTCCAATCAATTAGATTACGCAAAATCTGCCAATTTAGCAGACCAAGGTGCAATATCACGCCAAGCCAAGGATTTAGCGGCTAATAGATTGGCGACAGCAAAAGCTAATCTAGATGCTGTCAATTCTCGCATTCAAGCCCAAAAAACTAGCATTCTGCAAGCTGAAAATGCCCTCCAGCAAGCTACCGCTAACAATAGACAACCACCAGCACAACTTCAGTATGACAAAATTACGGCTCCCTTTGCTGGTACGGTAGGCGATATCTCGGTAAAAGCTGGTGATTTTGTCACGCCTTCTTCACGACTGATGACCGTTGCTGAAACCCGACCTTTAGAAGTTGCCTTAACTTTACCACTAGAGCGCGGCCCTAAATTACGAAAGGGAATGCCTGTGGAAATCCTCAGCACCCAAGGGCAGGTTTTGGGTACAAGTCGAGTGTTTTTAATTGTTCCCAACGTTAACACTGAACAACCATCGATATTAATTAAAGCATTGTTCAACAATACCCAAGGGCAATTAAGGGCAGGTCAATTAGTCCGCACAAGATTAATTTGGAGTCAGCGTCCAGGAGTTTTAATTCCAACTACAGCAGTCACTCGCGTGGCGGGTGAAACTTTTGTTTATGTCGCCCAACCACAAACAACTCCCCAAGGCGTTTCTCAGTTAGTAGCGCAACAAAAGCGCGTGAAGTTAGGCAATATCAACAATAACTATTACCAAGTTTTAGCCGGGTTACAGCCAGAAGACAAAATTATTATCTCTGGACTGCTAAACATTCGGGATGGCGTGTCTATTGTGCCTGAATCTTAG
- a CDS encoding SDR family NAD(P)-dependent oxidoreductase: protein MAALTGKVAIVTGASRGIGRAIALTLAQKGASIAVNYAGNAAKAQEVVAEIEKLGVSAISVQADVGNVADIERAEHSG from the coding sequence ATGGCAGCTTTAACTGGGAAAGTTGCAATTGTCACTGGTGCATCACGGGGAATTGGTCGAGCGATCGCTTTAACATTAGCGCAAAAGGGTGCATCTATCGCAGTTAATTATGCGGGGAATGCAGCTAAAGCCCAAGAAGTTGTAGCAGAAATCGAAAAGCTGGGAGTGTCAGCAATTTCTGTCCAAGCTGATGTAGGTAATGTGGCTGATATTGAACGGGCAGAACATTCGGGTTAA
- a CDS encoding rubrerythrin family protein: MDLSNINTLHNLEAAFGGESMANRKYLYFAKVASKLGFSDLAKLFRETAEQETEHAFAHFELLHPELVVKDPAALTDEQKKQIVSRCLSLAIEGETYEYTTMYPEFAEAAKSDRDNPAAAEFLKQAQESGEHADTFREAAHRFGLLKFIENYHADRYTEALEVLNGGQAVTRVAGDDPQTRKWICRQCSMIYDPVAGDPDSGIAPGTPFEDIPDDWKCPICGATKKTFKPLEEKVAA, from the coding sequence ATGGATTTATCCAACATTAATACTCTGCATAACTTAGAAGCCGCCTTCGGTGGTGAGTCGATGGCTAATCGAAAATATTTATATTTTGCGAAAGTTGCTAGTAAATTGGGATTTTCGGATTTAGCAAAACTGTTTCGTGAAACCGCAGAACAAGAAACCGAACATGCTTTTGCTCATTTTGAGTTGCTGCATCCAGAATTGGTGGTGAAAGATCCAGCCGCTTTAACTGATGAACAAAAAAAACAAATTGTTTCTCGTTGCTTGTCTTTAGCAATTGAAGGCGAGACTTACGAATACACTACAATGTATCCCGAATTTGCTGAAGCGGCAAAAAGCGATCGCGATAACCCAGCCGCCGCAGAATTTCTCAAACAAGCACAAGAATCTGGCGAACATGCTGATACATTTCGAGAAGCTGCACACCGTTTTGGCTTGCTCAAGTTTATCGAAAATTACCACGCCGATCGCTACACTGAAGCATTAGAAGTCCTCAATGGTGGACAAGCCGTCACCAGAGTCGCTGGTGATGACCCCCAAACTCGCAAATGGATTTGTCGTCAATGCAGTATGATTTATGACCCCGTAGCAGGCGACCCCGATTCAGGTATTGCTCCTGGTACACCTTTTGAAGATATTCCTGATGATTGGAAATGTCCCATTTGTGGTGCTACCAAAAAGACTTTTAAACCGCTAGAAGAAAAAGTCGCGGCTTAA
- a CDS encoding tetratricopeptide repeat protein, with protein MNADDFFNQGFNKNLQGNFQGAIADYTEAIQLKPDFAEAYYNRGNILYTSLRDYDAALADFNKAIQINPEFAEAYHNRGNTRYSLADYEDAIADYEWALAINPNLAESHHGRGNVYCALGDYDHAIADYHQAIEINPVLATYIDFDIARAFHYRGIARSESGDYQSALADFQQALQWYPQYAAVYSSRGNIFHILEEYEQALADHERALQLDPHLVEAYHYRGNTCYLLGDYAAAIADYNRALQINPNFAPAYYNRGVVRSYLKDYPAAISDFNQALQLNPEDVQAYYERGLVKATLGDFPGAIADYEQALDRNPTLALVYGFLAYARCQLGDYQSAIADSNRVLQIHPEYAQGYSDRATARRCLGDYQGAILDYNRALQLNPNSATAYYGRGLAREALQDYLAAVEEYTQAIRIEPDFAPAYCNRGNALRFLEAEQRALADYNQAIKINPSLVEAYYNRGSLRYALQDYHGAITDYTTALQINPSTAAFYSDRASAYYALQNYHSAIADYNQAIALDPSFAEDWYHRGRSRLLLGDLQGALADLNQALQRQPHWASAYMLRADIYRQLEDFPGAIADFQQSANIYYQEGNIEYYQQMLTAIAQLQSQV; from the coding sequence ATGAATGCTGACGATTTTTTTAACCAAGGTTTTAACAAAAATTTGCAAGGAAACTTTCAAGGAGCGATCGCAGATTATACAGAGGCGATTCAGCTAAAACCTGACTTTGCAGAAGCTTACTATAATCGCGGTAATATTTTGTATACCTCACTCCGAGACTATGATGCCGCACTGGCAGATTTTAACAAGGCAATCCAAATAAATCCTGAGTTTGCTGAAGCCTATCATAATCGCGGCAACACTCGTTATTCTCTAGCAGATTACGAAGATGCGATCGCTGATTACGAGTGGGCATTAGCGATCAATCCTAACTTAGCAGAATCCCATCACGGGCGGGGTAATGTTTATTGTGCGTTGGGTGATTATGATCATGCGATCGCAGATTATCACCAAGCGATTGAAATTAACCCAGTATTAGCAACATATATAGATTTTGATATAGCACGAGCTTTTCATTATCGGGGTATCGCTCGCAGTGAAAGTGGTGATTACCAAAGCGCATTAGCAGATTTTCAGCAAGCTTTACAATGGTATCCCCAGTATGCTGCCGTTTACAGCAGTCGCGGGAATATTTTCCATATTTTAGAAGAATATGAGCAAGCCCTTGCCGATCATGAACGGGCATTACAGTTAGATCCGCATTTGGTGGAAGCTTATCATTACCGGGGTAATACCTGTTATCTTTTAGGAGATTATGCAGCCGCAATTGCTGATTACAATCGCGCCTTACAAATTAACCCCAATTTTGCCCCAGCCTACTACAATCGCGGAGTCGTCCGTTCTTACCTAAAAGATTATCCAGCCGCAATTTCTGACTTTAACCAAGCTCTGCAATTAAATCCTGAAGATGTGCAAGCATACTATGAGCGCGGATTAGTCAAAGCCACTTTGGGTGATTTTCCAGGTGCGATCGCTGATTATGAACAAGCTTTAGACAGAAACCCGACTTTGGCTTTAGTCTATGGTTTTTTGGCTTATGCGCGTTGTCAGTTGGGTGACTACCAAAGTGCGATCGCCGATAGCAATCGTGTCTTACAAATTCACCCCGAATATGCACAAGGATACAGCGATCGCGCTACCGCTCGTCGTTGTTTAGGAGATTATCAAGGGGCAATTTTAGATTACAACCGCGCCTTACAACTCAATCCCAACTCAGCCACAGCATACTATGGACGGGGTTTAGCCCGTGAAGCTTTACAAGATTATTTAGCGGCGGTGGAAGAATACACCCAAGCCATTAGAATTGAGCCTGATTTTGCTCCAGCTTACTGTAATCGGGGTAATGCTTTGCGGTTTTTAGAAGCGGAACAAAGAGCTTTAGCTGATTACAATCAAGCAATTAAAATTAACCCCAGCTTAGTAGAAGCTTATTACAATCGCGGTTCCTTGCGCTATGCCTTGCAAGACTATCACGGCGCAATTACAGATTACACCACAGCTTTGCAAATCAACCCCAGCACAGCAGCATTTTACAGCGATCGCGCCAGTGCTTACTATGCCCTGCAAAATTATCACAGTGCGATCGCTGATTACAACCAAGCCATTGCCCTTGACCCCAGTTTTGCTGAAGACTGGTATCATCGCGGGCGTAGCCGTTTGCTGTTGGGAGACTTGCAAGGCGCATTAGCAGACTTAAACCAAGCCTTACAACGTCAACCCCATTGGGCTTCCGCTTATATGTTACGCGCCGATATTTACCGCCAACTCGAAGATTTTCCCGGTGCGATCGCTGATTTTCAACAATCTGCCAACATCTATTATCAAGAAGGCAACATTGAATATTATCAACAAATGCTGACTGCGATCGCTCAACTCCAGTCTCAAGTCTAA